The following are from one region of the Ictalurus furcatus strain D&B chromosome 11, Billie_1.0, whole genome shotgun sequence genome:
- the tmem74b gene encoding transmembrane protein 74B: protein MECVNCVELHELRPSRHGIENTSFCDEEEEARICVVNSRTEPSRHFPSHSGVGINPQILQGDVHSDEEQGPVYEECSVDYSFMLALVFLVSGIALVIIAYSIPRAARISPDQVTARQMEKLEMYYAQLGAHLDKCIIAGLGLLTLGGMLLSILLMVSICKGGLYHRRSFTTLRRPMKSYGSINMTMGQLASGREPIVECDSSTDTHDALSAEGIQHLRQTQ from the coding sequence ATGGAGTGTGTGAATTGTGTGGAGCTCCATGAGCTCAGGCCCTCGAGACATGGCATCGAAAACACTTCCTTCTgtgatgaggaagaggaagccCGTATATGTGTTGTTAATTCCAGAACAGAACCGAGTCGGCATTTTCCCTCTCACAGTGGAGTTGGAATTAATCCTCAGATTCTTCAAGGAGATGTTCACTCAGACGAAGAACAAGGACCAGTGTAtgaagaatgttctgtggattacAGCTTCATGCTGGCATTGGTATTCCTTGTCAGTGGAATTGCTTTAGTCATCATTGCCTACTCCATACCAAGGGCGGCTCGAATCAGTCCAGACCAGGTTACAGCACGCCAGATGGAAAAGTTGGAGATGTACTACGCACAGCTCGGTGCTCACCTTGATAAGTGCATCATTGCTGGACTTGGCTTACTTACTCTGGGTGGGATGCTCTTGTCCATTCTGTTAATGGTTTCTATATGCAAAGGTGGGCTTTATCACCGCAGAAGTTTCACCACCTTAAGGAGACCTATGAAGTCGTATGGCTCCATAAACATGACGATGGGACAGTTAGCGTCTGGAAGAGAACCTATCGTGGAGTGTGATTCAAGCACAGACACTCATGATGCACTGAGTGCTGAAGGAATACAACATCTAAGACAAACTCAGTAG